A single region of the Sphingobium sp. TKS genome encodes:
- a CDS encoding cytochrome b/b6 domain-containing protein has protein sequence MTNSEYTRTFKVWDTPLRLFHWLLVLAISIAFLSSDDDSPIASWHMVAGWSAAALLAFRLIWGFVGGEHARFVNFIRPTAIATHARDLLAGHPRRSVGHNPLGAIAVVALIGLTGIVIWSGSSVAAGGMDKDLHEALAYSLLALIGLHVGAVLLMSLLTGENLVRAMISGRKKNSLYPNVREARGPGLFAALLGAAAIVLAIIAIVMVDPTAFAPQQRHSHHGSHEERD, from the coding sequence ATGACAAATTCTGAATATACAAGGACATTCAAGGTTTGGGACACGCCGCTACGGCTATTCCATTGGCTGCTGGTCCTAGCGATCTCGATCGCGTTTCTCTCTTCCGACGACGATAGTCCGATCGCATCGTGGCATATGGTCGCAGGATGGTCTGCTGCTGCCTTGCTTGCGTTCCGTCTGATCTGGGGCTTCGTCGGAGGCGAGCATGCCCGGTTCGTGAATTTCATTCGGCCAACAGCAATCGCCACCCATGCACGCGACCTTCTAGCTGGCCATCCTCGACGTTCCGTGGGTCATAATCCACTGGGCGCGATCGCAGTCGTGGCGCTGATCGGATTGACCGGAATCGTCATCTGGAGCGGCAGCAGCGTTGCGGCAGGCGGCATGGACAAAGACCTTCATGAAGCCCTCGCCTACAGCCTGCTTGCTTTGATCGGGCTTCATGTCGGCGCCGTGCTGTTGATGTCGCTGCTCACCGGCGAAAACCTTGTTCGCGCGATGATCAGCGGCCGCAAGAAGAACAGCCTCTATCCGAATGTGCGTGAGGCTCGGGGACCAGGCTTGTTTGCGGCTCTACTTGGTGCCGCAGCGATCGTTCTGGCAATCATCGCCATTGTCATGGTGGATCCGACCGCCTTCGCGCCGCAGCAACGCCATTCCCATCACGGTTCGCACGAGGAAAGGGATTGA
- a CDS encoding phospholipase A: MRRAISLAAIALATPAAAHAASPVEILISDAGQEDETGAVLVDLRLLNDSGDPQGMALPDRIEAQVEQSGVSRTVWLERMATTPPNPIIPPGGFTRATYRLARRTNLSLEGAAISVPAWGTRQITLALRPADRGAQIATNTSAQSGPPNAPGLENKAVPPPSDRSAGNAFFANLSAYEPIYAVYGPSTDSAARIQISFKYQIFGTRRAQGLPLSWRDGLHFAYTQRMFWDLGADSSPFRNIDYQPELFYLTPSATLTRGISLSAQGGFRHESNGRSGLDSRSLNTLYVAPMAAFPLGGGYRLSVAPRFSLLVGDKSDNPDIRRYRGNSSLFLEVGKDDGLRLTTSTRFSVSSGKGALAADLSYPLSRLLGGGPDFYLFGQSFIGYGENLLDYDRHTTRFRLGVALVR; encoded by the coding sequence ATGAGGCGCGCGATAAGCCTTGCCGCCATCGCGCTTGCCACCCCTGCCGCGGCTCATGCCGCATCGCCCGTCGAAATCCTGATCAGCGATGCCGGGCAGGAGGACGAAACCGGCGCCGTTCTGGTCGATCTGCGCCTGCTCAATGACAGCGGCGATCCGCAGGGCATGGCCCTTCCGGACCGCATCGAAGCGCAGGTGGAGCAGAGCGGCGTCTCTCGCACCGTCTGGCTGGAGCGCATGGCGACGACGCCTCCAAACCCGATCATTCCACCTGGCGGTTTCACGCGCGCGACCTACCGGCTTGCGCGGAGGACCAATCTGTCGCTGGAAGGCGCCGCGATCTCCGTTCCCGCATGGGGCACGCGGCAGATCACGCTGGCATTGCGGCCCGCGGACCGAGGGGCGCAAATAGCCACGAACACCTCCGCGCAATCCGGGCCTCCCAACGCGCCGGGGTTGGAAAACAAGGCTGTGCCGCCTCCCTCGGACCGGTCGGCGGGCAACGCCTTTTTCGCCAACCTGTCGGCCTATGAACCGATCTATGCTGTCTATGGTCCGAGCACCGACAGCGCCGCACGCATCCAGATCAGCTTCAAATATCAGATTTTCGGAACGAGACGCGCCCAGGGCTTGCCACTTTCCTGGCGCGACGGACTGCATTTTGCCTATACCCAGCGCATGTTCTGGGATCTTGGCGCGGATTCCTCGCCGTTTCGTAACATCGACTATCAGCCGGAACTCTTCTACCTGACCCCTTCAGCTACGTTGACACGCGGCATCTCGCTGAGCGCACAGGGCGGCTTTCGCCATGAATCCAACGGTCGCTCCGGTCTCGATTCCCGCAGCCTCAACACGCTCTATGTGGCGCCGATGGCCGCCTTCCCACTGGGCGGCGGCTATCGCCTGTCGGTAGCTCCGCGCTTCTCCCTCCTTGTCGGCGACAAATCCGACAATCCCGATATCCGCCGCTACAGGGGCAATAGCTCGCTCTTCCTGGAAGTCGGGAAAGATGACGGCCTACGCCTTACGACATCCACGCGGTTCAGCGTCTCCAGCGGCAAAGGCGCACTCGCCGCCGATCTTTCCTATCCGCTCTCGCGGCTATTGGGTGGGGGACCCGACTTCTATCTCTTCGGCCAGAGCTTCATCGGCTATGGCGAGAATCTGCTCGACTATGATCGCCATACGACCCGTTTTCGTCTGGGCGTGGCACTGGTGCGTTGA
- a CDS encoding HdeD family acid-resistance protein: MPSQSRRYSSPYGMADPALETSWGWVLAYGLLVILIGVFALLNPIATGFATGVFLAVALLIYGILAIAAGLSSLSRRARWIEILLGVLSLVAAAITFFNPFAGALTLVALIGAWLLIIGVFEIVGAFQSAHDRGWRLLLGVLDTVLGGLLLFSDPATGLAFLALAVGLSFLLRGTFLIILAMGLRRIGKL, from the coding sequence ATGCCGTCACAATCGAGGCGCTATTCCAGCCCCTATGGTATGGCCGACCCGGCATTGGAGACCAGTTGGGGCTGGGTCCTGGCTTATGGGCTGCTCGTGATCCTGATCGGCGTTTTTGCGCTCCTCAACCCAATCGCGACGGGCTTCGCGACAGGTGTTTTCCTTGCCGTGGCGCTCCTCATATACGGAATACTGGCTATCGCGGCCGGGTTGTCCTCGCTCTCCCGGCGCGCACGCTGGATCGAGATCCTCCTCGGCGTGCTGAGCCTCGTCGCGGCCGCCATCACTTTCTTCAATCCCTTCGCCGGGGCCTTGACGCTCGTCGCGCTGATCGGCGCCTGGTTGCTCATCATCGGCGTTTTCGAAATCGTCGGCGCATTCCAGTCTGCGCATGACCGGGGCTGGCGCCTGCTACTCGGCGTTCTCGACACTGTTCTGGGCGGTCTCCTCCTGTTCAGCGATCCCGCGACCGGACTTGCCTTCCTGGCATTGGCGGTCGGCCTGAGCTTCCTGCTGCGAGGAACCTTCCTCATCATCCTCGCCATGGGTCTGCGCCGCATCGGTAAGCTATAG
- a CDS encoding acetate/propionate family kinase, which produces MKAVVAINSGSSSIKFSLFTLDGRDGLTLSAGGKIEKIGIAPSLRARSATGEILIERDWPDGAALSHADLLADLFAWAGDHPLEGRDVIAIGHRVVHGGLDFVTPRLVDADLLDRLETLCPLAPLHQPHNLAAIRAIAKLKPDLPQVACFDTAFHHDKPDVASRLAIPRKFHDQGIRRYGFHGLSYEYVAMRLAEIDPALAAGRVVAAHLGNGASLCAMRDCRSVDTTMGFTALDGLVMGTRCGTIDPGVILHFQLRMGMSAADVEDMLYRQSGLLGVSGLSSDMRALAASDAPEAEEAMALFAWRAARETAALASSMGGLDGIVFTAGIGENDAAMRQRICARLAWLGVELDEQANAAGAPLVSTPGSHVAVRVIPTDEERMIALHTLHVLGENPS; this is translated from the coding sequence ATGAAAGCCGTCGTCGCGATCAACTCCGGTTCGTCCAGCATCAAGTTCTCGCTGTTCACGCTCGATGGCCGGGACGGGCTGACGCTCTCGGCAGGCGGCAAGATCGAGAAGATCGGCATCGCGCCCAGCCTGCGGGCCCGCTCCGCGACGGGAGAAATCCTCATCGAGCGGGACTGGCCGGACGGCGCTGCGCTCAGCCATGCGGATCTCCTGGCGGACCTCTTCGCCTGGGCGGGAGATCATCCGCTGGAAGGGCGGGACGTGATCGCCATCGGCCATCGCGTGGTGCATGGCGGCCTGGACTTCGTCACGCCCCGCCTGGTCGATGCCGACCTGCTGGACAGGCTGGAAACGCTGTGCCCCCTCGCCCCGCTGCATCAGCCGCACAACCTCGCGGCGATCCGCGCGATCGCGAAGCTGAAACCCGACCTGCCGCAGGTCGCCTGCTTCGATACGGCCTTCCACCACGACAAGCCGGACGTCGCCTCGCGCCTGGCCATCCCGCGCAAGTTCCACGATCAGGGCATCCGCCGCTACGGCTTTCACGGCCTGTCCTATGAATATGTCGCAATGCGTCTCGCGGAGATCGACCCGGCGCTGGCCGCGGGCCGCGTGGTCGCGGCGCACCTGGGCAACGGGGCCAGCCTCTGCGCCATGCGGGACTGCAGGAGCGTCGATACGACCATGGGCTTCACTGCGCTCGACGGCCTGGTGATGGGCACGCGCTGCGGCACTATCGATCCCGGCGTGATCCTGCACTTTCAGCTCCGCATGGGCATGAGCGCGGCCGATGTGGAGGACATGCTTTACCGGCAGTCCGGCCTGCTCGGCGTGTCCGGCCTGTCGAGCGACATGCGGGCGCTCGCGGCCAGCGATGCGCCGGAAGCGGAAGAGGCGATGGCGCTGTTCGCCTGGCGCGCCGCGCGCGAGACGGCCGCGCTCGCCTCGTCGATGGGCGGGCTGGACGGCATCGTCTTCACCGCCGGGATCGGAGAGAACGACGCCGCGATGCGCCAGCGTATCTGCGCACGCCTCGCATGGCTGGGCGTGGAACTCGACGAACAGGCGAACGCTGCCGGCGCCCCGCTTGTCAGCACGCCCGGCAGCCATGTCGCGGTGCGCGTCATTCCCACCGACGAGGAACGGATGATCGCGCTCCACACCTTGCATGTGCTGGGGGAGAATCCATCATGA
- the istB gene encoding IS21-like element helper ATPase IstB has protein sequence MPTGTMSTAPQVLLAHHLKQLKLPTVLREYDKVARECARDGVDHPRYLLRLIELELIDRERRTVERRIRAARFPAVKSFDTFDFAAIPSLNKPLVLELARCEYILRRENVIALGNSGTGKTHAALALGLAACQKGFTVAFTTAAALVNQLMEARDERRLLKLQRELAAVKLLIVDELGYVPLTATGAELLFEVFSQRYERGSTIVTSNLPFEDWTQVLGSERLTGALLDRLTHHVSILTMNGDSYRLKQSAGRRRSAARAEQYPASDTIDPDTGQITTT, from the coding sequence ATGCCCACGGGCACGATGAGCACGGCGCCGCAGGTGCTGCTCGCCCATCACCTCAAGCAGCTGAAGCTGCCGACGGTGCTGCGCGAGTATGACAAGGTCGCCCGCGAGTGCGCCCGCGATGGTGTCGATCACCCGCGCTACCTGCTCCGGCTGATCGAACTGGAGCTGATCGACCGCGAACGGCGCACGGTCGAGCGACGCATCCGGGCCGCCCGGTTCCCGGCGGTGAAGAGCTTCGACACGTTCGACTTCGCCGCCATCCCCAGCCTCAACAAGCCGCTGGTGCTCGAGCTGGCCCGCTGCGAGTACATCCTGCGCCGCGAGAACGTCATCGCACTTGGCAACAGCGGCACCGGCAAGACCCATGCCGCGCTCGCGCTGGGCCTGGCGGCCTGCCAGAAGGGGTTCACGGTCGCGTTCACCACCGCCGCCGCACTGGTCAACCAACTCATGGAGGCGCGCGACGAGCGCCGGCTGCTCAAGCTCCAGCGCGAGCTTGCCGCGGTCAAGCTGCTGATCGTCGATGAGCTGGGCTATGTGCCGCTGACGGCGACCGGCGCCGAACTGCTGTTCGAGGTCTTCTCGCAGCGCTACGAGCGCGGCTCGACCATCGTCACGTCCAACCTGCCCTTCGAGGACTGGACACAGGTCCTGGGCTCCGAACGGCTCACCGGCGCGCTGCTCGACCGGCTGACCCACCACGTCAGTATTCTGACCATGAACGGCGACAGCTACCGGCTGAAGCAGTCCGCCGGCCGCCGCCGATCCGCCGCCAGGGCGGAGCAATACCCGGCCAGCGACACCATCGACCCGGACACCGGCCAGATCACCACCACCTGA
- a CDS encoding bifunctional enoyl-CoA hydratase/phosphate acetyltransferase, whose protein sequence is MTDGTMIENRTFDEIKVGDTASISRTLTEEDIQLFALVSGDVNPAHMDADYAATDMFRRVIAHGLWGGGLISAVLGTELPGPGAIYLSQSLQFTRPVGLGDTITASVTVAEKRAHHDILFDCRCVNQDGEEVISGQAEVKAPAEKVRRPRAALPEVSLRDHDGYRKLIEMTANGVPEPTAVAHPCSAAAMLAAIEAAEANLIMPILVGPEAKIRKAAEDAGKDISPFRIVSAAHSHEAAAKAVDLVRGGEAKLLMKGSLHTDELMGAIVRSATGLRTERRISHAYVMDVQNHPTPLIITDAAINIAPTLEEKADIIRNAIDLAHVIGIAEPKVAILSAVETVNPAMQSTLDAAALCKMADRGQITGGVLDGPLAFDNAISEAAAKEKGIVSPVAGKAEILVVPNLEAGNMLAKQLTFLGGADAAGIVLGARVPIILASRADSLRTRLASCAVAVLMARAATKAAPGLPGTASA, encoded by the coding sequence ATGACTGACGGAACCATGATCGAGAACCGCACCTTCGACGAGATAAAAGTGGGCGATACCGCCAGTATCTCGCGCACGCTGACCGAAGAGGACATCCAGCTTTTCGCGCTCGTGTCCGGCGACGTGAACCCGGCGCATATGGACGCCGACTATGCCGCGACCGACATGTTCCGCCGCGTCATCGCGCACGGACTATGGGGCGGCGGTCTCATCTCCGCCGTGCTGGGCACCGAACTGCCCGGCCCCGGCGCGATCTATCTCAGCCAGTCGCTGCAGTTCACGCGGCCGGTAGGCCTTGGCGACACGATCACGGCGTCGGTGACGGTGGCGGAAAAACGCGCGCACCATGATATCCTGTTCGATTGCCGCTGCGTCAACCAGGACGGCGAGGAAGTCATCAGCGGCCAGGCCGAAGTCAAGGCGCCGGCCGAGAAGGTCCGCCGCCCCCGTGCGGCGCTGCCGGAGGTCAGCCTGCGCGACCATGACGGCTACCGCAAGCTGATCGAGATGACCGCCAATGGCGTGCCGGAACCGACGGCGGTGGCTCATCCCTGCAGCGCGGCCGCCATGCTGGCCGCGATTGAAGCCGCCGAAGCCAATCTCATCATGCCGATCCTGGTCGGGCCGGAAGCGAAGATCCGCAAGGCGGCCGAAGACGCCGGCAAGGACATTTCGCCTTTCCGCATCGTATCCGCCGCCCATAGCCACGAAGCGGCGGCAAAGGCCGTGGACCTGGTGCGCGGCGGCGAAGCGAAGCTGTTGATGAAAGGCTCGCTCCATACCGACGAATTGATGGGCGCCATCGTGCGCTCCGCCACGGGCCTGCGAACCGAGCGCCGGATCAGCCATGCCTATGTCATGGACGTCCAGAACCATCCGACACCGCTCATCATCACGGATGCCGCGATCAACATCGCGCCGACACTCGAGGAGAAGGCGGACATCATCCGCAACGCCATCGACCTTGCCCATGTCATCGGCATCGCGGAACCGAAAGTGGCGATCCTTTCCGCCGTGGAGACTGTCAATCCCGCGATGCAATCCACACTCGACGCCGCTGCCCTGTGCAAGATGGCCGATCGCGGTCAGATCACGGGCGGCGTGCTGGACGGACCCCTGGCTTTCGACAATGCGATCAGCGAAGCCGCCGCGAAGGAGAAAGGCATCGTCTCGCCGGTGGCGGGCAAAGCGGAAATTCTCGTCGTGCCAAACCTGGAGGCTGGCAACATGCTGGCCAAGCAACTCACCTTCCTGGGCGGTGCGGACGCGGCAGGCATCGTGCTGGGCGCGCGCGTGCCGATCATCCTCGCCAGCCGGGCCGACAGCCTGCGCACCCGCCTCGCCTCCTGCGCGGTCGCGGTGCTGATGGCGCGCGCCGCCACCAAGGCCGCGCCCGGCCTGCCGGGGACGGCGAGCGCATGA
- a CDS encoding VIT1/CCC1 transporter family protein — translation MSRLRSHPERHAVSRIGWLRAAVLGANDGIVSTASLIVGVAASGAGKANILVAGMAALVAGAMSMAAGEYVSVSSQADTENADLARERGELAVQPVLEHQELADIYVKRGLNEELARQVADELMAKDALAAHARDELGISEVVTARPIQAALTSAATFSTGALMPLMLVAVVPHDSLVAIEVAATLLFLALLGALGAWAGGARPMKSILRVTFWGALALAATAGIGRLFGTVV, via the coding sequence ATGAGCCGACTAAGATCCCATCCCGAACGCCATGCGGTGTCACGCATCGGCTGGCTACGCGCGGCAGTGCTGGGAGCCAATGATGGGATCGTTTCGACCGCGAGCCTCATCGTCGGCGTCGCAGCCTCCGGCGCGGGCAAGGCCAATATCCTGGTCGCAGGGATGGCGGCGCTGGTGGCAGGCGCCATGTCGATGGCCGCCGGCGAATATGTCTCGGTCAGCTCTCAGGCGGACACGGAGAATGCCGACCTCGCCCGGGAAAGAGGTGAACTCGCCGTTCAACCGGTGCTCGAGCATCAGGAACTGGCGGACATCTACGTCAAACGCGGTCTGAATGAGGAACTGGCCCGGCAGGTAGCCGACGAACTAATGGCAAAGGATGCGCTGGCCGCGCATGCCCGCGACGAACTCGGCATTTCCGAAGTCGTGACCGCCCGCCCTATCCAGGCCGCGCTCACATCCGCCGCAACTTTCAGCACAGGCGCCCTCATGCCCCTGATGTTGGTCGCCGTCGTTCCGCATGATAGCCTCGTCGCAATCGAGGTCGCGGCAACCCTGTTGTTTCTCGCACTGCTGGGCGCGCTTGGCGCCTGGGCCGGGGGCGCCCGCCCCATGAAATCAATCCTACGGGTCACATTCTGGGGCGCGCTGGCCCTGGCTGCGACCGCGGGCATCGGGAGGCTGTTCGGAACAGTGGTTTGA
- a CDS encoding DUF2147 domain-containing protein: MIGGYKPLSVLLILAATVGNAPASSISGTIWRNPANSVHIRAQPCDDRMCGVVVWANDKAKADARKGSPDPLVGAQLFRDFEQEQPGVWRGRVFVPDIGRTFTGRVTVLDSNRLEANGCLVGRIGCRSQIWTRVEK; the protein is encoded by the coding sequence ATGATCGGAGGATACAAACCGCTTTCGGTCTTGCTCATCCTGGCGGCAACGGTCGGAAATGCTCCGGCATCGAGCATTTCCGGGACTATCTGGCGCAACCCTGCAAACAGTGTGCATATCCGCGCGCAACCGTGCGACGACAGGATGTGCGGTGTCGTCGTCTGGGCTAACGACAAGGCGAAAGCCGATGCGCGCAAGGGCAGCCCGGATCCTCTGGTGGGCGCACAGCTGTTTCGTGATTTCGAGCAGGAGCAGCCCGGCGTGTGGCGCGGCCGCGTTTTCGTGCCCGATATCGGCCGGACCTTCACCGGGCGCGTCACGGTACTCGACAGCAACAGGCTCGAGGCGAACGGCTGCCTCGTCGGGCGCATCGGGTGCCGGTCGCAGATCTGGACGCGCGTCGAGAAGTAG
- a CDS encoding L,D-transpeptidase, with product MATAGASHAPSTRFSRRTLLAGTMTAALCLTAAPIRAMALDPGSIAASVEALRPGEFLWAPETAPDGPVVIIVSLARQRAYVYRNGVLIGISTVSTGAAGHETPTGVFTILQKKVAHRSNLYNDAPMPYMQRLTWDGIAMHAGNLPGYPASHGCIRFPLTFAEHLYDVTQLGLTVIITQASEIPRFAPAPRILQDTARRSSFGNAFLTVWQPEKALTGPISIIVSAADQRAVVLRNGIEIGSAPVAIRGKISGLQAFNLASIDEHGTHWMFLPVFGGAQTGEVSRQDRERLILPEDFRRGLLSVLKPGSTLIVTADTLESGSTGTSLTVLTGEDAQADTNER from the coding sequence GTGGCAACGGCCGGCGCATCCCACGCACCATCGACACGCTTCTCGCGCCGAACGCTTCTTGCCGGCACCATGACTGCCGCGCTCTGCCTGACCGCCGCTCCGATCCGCGCTATGGCGCTTGATCCAGGATCGATCGCGGCGAGCGTGGAAGCGTTACGGCCAGGAGAGTTCCTGTGGGCGCCCGAAACGGCTCCCGATGGTCCGGTGGTCATCATCGTCAGCCTCGCCAGGCAGCGGGCCTATGTCTATCGCAACGGCGTCCTGATCGGCATCTCGACCGTTTCCACCGGCGCAGCCGGCCACGAAACGCCCACCGGGGTTTTCACCATCCTCCAAAAGAAAGTCGCGCACAGATCGAACCTCTACAATGACGCGCCGATGCCCTACATGCAGCGCCTCACCTGGGACGGGATTGCCATGCACGCCGGCAATCTTCCGGGCTATCCCGCCTCGCACGGATGCATCCGGTTTCCCCTGACGTTCGCCGAGCACCTCTATGATGTCACGCAGCTTGGCCTGACGGTCATCATCACGCAGGCAAGCGAGATTCCGCGCTTTGCCCCAGCTCCCCGTATCCTGCAGGATACGGCCCGGCGCTCGTCGTTCGGGAATGCCTTTTTGACGGTCTGGCAGCCAGAGAAAGCACTCACAGGGCCGATCTCCATAATCGTCAGCGCGGCGGACCAGCGCGCCGTGGTGTTGCGAAACGGCATCGAAATCGGTTCGGCGCCTGTCGCCATCCGCGGCAAGATCTCCGGCCTTCAGGCCTTCAACCTCGCCTCCATCGACGAACACGGGACGCATTGGATGTTCCTCCCTGTATTTGGCGGTGCACAGACGGGGGAAGTCTCGCGGCAGGACCGGGAGCGGCTAATCCTTCCCGAGGACTTCAGACGGGGCCTGCTGTCGGTGCTCAAACCGGGAAGCACGCTGATCGTCACGGCCGATACCCTCGAAAGCGGGAGTACAGGCACATCCCTGACCGTGCTCACGGGCGAGGATGCCCAAGCGGATACAAACGAACGATGA
- a CDS encoding universal stress protein, which produces MTPRTILFPTDFSGRCDRARDRAIQLASEWRAHLVLLHVQRDPDPADMLDGLQAAESRLHARLRAEVADPDIPVETRLATGAVSQAVLEASTACGADLIVTGISRHDDIGDFLIGTTVERMIRHAHAPVLIVKEKTQHHYRRVLVATDFSGCSAQALRTAMAAFPAAEITLVHAYHVPLEALRGREGPAAALQARIAYDLDAFLDRTDLPADARDRLDINVDYGEVCEVVRNHVKLSETDLAVIGTHGRSALTVAVLGSTARALLSRLDCDVLLVRQQPQADAAV; this is translated from the coding sequence ATGACCCCGCGAACGATTCTGTTTCCAACCGATTTTAGCGGTCGCTGCGACCGAGCCCGCGACCGCGCGATACAGCTGGCGAGCGAGTGGCGCGCACATCTGGTTCTTCTCCATGTTCAGAGGGATCCCGATCCCGCAGACATGCTCGACGGACTGCAGGCTGCCGAGAGTCGCCTTCATGCCCGCTTGCGGGCGGAGGTGGCGGACCCGGATATTCCGGTCGAGACACGCCTCGCCACCGGCGCCGTCTCGCAGGCGGTGCTGGAAGCGTCAACCGCATGCGGGGCGGATCTCATCGTGACCGGCATCTCGCGCCATGACGATATCGGGGATTTCCTGATCGGCACGACCGTGGAGCGCATGATACGCCATGCTCATGCGCCGGTGCTTATCGTGAAGGAAAAGACTCAGCACCACTATCGCCGGGTCTTGGTCGCAACCGATTTCTCCGGCTGCTCGGCCCAGGCGCTTCGCACGGCCATGGCCGCATTCCCCGCTGCCGAGATCACTCTCGTTCACGCCTATCACGTGCCGCTGGAGGCACTTCGGGGCCGGGAAGGGCCGGCAGCTGCGCTGCAGGCCAGGATAGCCTATGATCTGGATGCCTTTCTGGACAGGACCGATCTGCCCGCCGACGCACGCGACAGGCTGGATATCAATGTCGACTATGGCGAGGTTTGCGAGGTTGTCCGCAATCATGTGAAGCTGAGCGAAACCGACCTGGCCGTGATCGGAACGCACGGTCGATCGGCCCTGACGGTGGCGGTGCTCGGCAGCACGGCGCGGGCGCTGCTCAGCCGTCTCGATTGCGATGTCCTGCTCGTGCGCCAGCAGCCGCAGGCGGATGCTGCCGTCTGA
- a CDS encoding phospholipase D family protein — protein sequence MRCPARAPAAAGGCCRLIRIVILACLGFVAASMLATWVYGLFASRAQGEPSYALSIERGRTPLDQRIGATTDAHPGESGLLLLDENLDAFAARGLSARKVERSLDLMYYIWHDDLTGRLLLAEALSAADRGVRVRILIDDIGTSHTSDAMIAMAHHPHIEIRIFNPTRARQGGLRRGIEMMLRAFSVTRRMHNKAWIADGRVAILGGRNIGDAYFDAATQTNFRDMDVLVMGPAVAQTEKIFDDYWNSGLALPVDRLSPLKDPGVALTRIAAELSNAANEAAARPYLERIAKRLSLLDPETTRPDWTRAARVIADPPRKVLGKEGKNWLMHDLLPVFDAARERLEITSPYFIPGEEGTAALAAIAAKGVSVSVLTNSLAATDVAAVHGGYARYRVPLLEAGIKLWELRPEHQERDFSLRGSSRASLHTKAFTADGHMGFIGSMNLDPRSASLNTEMGVLFESEALARKMAAIWQRDTAPSRSYEVCLTSDGDVEWAGSRNGVPVRYDREPEASFWRRLTAQAIGLLPLESQL from the coding sequence TTGCGATGTCCTGCTCGTGCGCCAGCAGCCGCAGGCGGATGCTGCCGTCTGATCCGGATCGTCATCCTTGCCTGCCTGGGCTTCGTCGCGGCGTCGATGCTCGCGACCTGGGTCTACGGCCTGTTCGCCAGTCGCGCGCAGGGGGAGCCTTCCTACGCACTGTCGATCGAACGCGGCCGGACGCCGCTCGATCAGCGTATTGGCGCCACGACGGATGCGCACCCCGGTGAGAGCGGCCTGCTTTTGCTGGACGAGAATCTCGACGCCTTCGCGGCACGTGGATTGTCGGCGCGCAAGGTCGAGCGCTCGCTCGATCTGATGTATTACATCTGGCACGACGATCTGACCGGCCGCCTTCTTCTGGCCGAGGCCCTGTCCGCGGCCGATCGCGGCGTCAGGGTGCGGATCCTGATCGACGACATCGGCACCAGCCATACATCTGATGCGATGATCGCCATGGCGCATCATCCGCATATCGAGATCCGTATCTTCAACCCGACCCGGGCGCGGCAGGGCGGCTTGCGGCGCGGCATCGAAATGATGCTGCGCGCCTTCAGCGTGACCCGGCGCATGCACAACAAGGCCTGGATCGCTGATGGCCGCGTCGCCATCCTTGGCGGGCGCAATATCGGCGACGCCTATTTCGATGCCGCGACGCAAACCAATTTCCGCGACATGGACGTGCTGGTGATGGGGCCAGCCGTCGCCCAGACGGAGAAGATCTTCGACGATTACTGGAACAGCGGCCTGGCGTTGCCGGTCGATAGGCTTTCGCCCTTGAAAGATCCTGGCGTGGCGCTGACGCGGATCGCCGCCGAATTGAGCAACGCTGCCAATGAGGCTGCCGCGCGCCCCTATCTGGAGCGCATCGCCAAACGGCTCTCGCTTCTCGATCCCGAGACCACGCGGCCCGACTGGACTCGCGCCGCCCGCGTGATCGCCGATCCGCCGCGCAAAGTGCTGGGCAAGGAGGGCAAGAACTGGCTGATGCACGACCTGCTGCCGGTCTTCGATGCGGCGCGGGAAAGGCTTGAAATCACTTCGCCCTATTTCATCCCCGGCGAGGAAGGCACGGCGGCGCTCGCCGCGATTGCGGCAAAGGGGGTTTCGGTCTCGGTCCTGACCAATTCTCTTGCGGCAACCGATGTCGCCGCGGTCCATGGCGGTTATGCGCGCTACCGTGTTCCGCTGCTCGAGGCAGGGATCAAGCTCTGGGAATTGCGGCCCGAGCATCAGGAGCGGGACTTTTCCCTGCGAGGATCGAGCCGGGCAAGCCTGCACACCAAGGCTTTCACTGCCGACGGGCATATGGGGTTCATCGGCTCGATGAACCTGGATCCTCGTTCGGCTTCCCTCAACACGGAAATGGGCGTCCTCTTCGAGTCCGAGGCCCTGGCCCGGAAGATGGCTGCCATCTGGCAGCGCGATACCGCGCCCTCCCGCAGCTATGAGGTCTGTCTGACGTCGGATGGCGACGTGGAATGGGCCGGGAGCCGGAACGGCGTGCCCGTCCGATACGACCGGGAACCGGAAGCCTCGTTCTGGCGCAGACTAACCGCACAGGCCATTGGCCTTCTGCCGCTGGAATCGCAGCTTTGA